Proteins from one Geothermobacter hydrogeniphilus genomic window:
- a CDS encoding sensor histidine kinase: MSMETTAKEIEVTELTQLQDELAELRRDHEQLRRRYRRLENELATARGWRCQLGLMLESLPVGIIGIDGRGQVALCTGRAAKLLGLDARSMLHQPLADALRHHPLTRPLQQLLARDAGDRETLLSWKTGDSRHDLRVWAEQIRNSSGVLIGATLVLADASGERGLQQKRSTALLSIGHELRNPLTSIIGFTELMLDSTRIKLEQRQQFLHHILQKGKLLQRIIEDLQTMARLEEGHGFQLQREDADLRPLLQKVCDQFRWEHPDYNFELELASERLPTHYDRQRVEQVLHNLLSNAVKYAPSGTSVRLQAGIWQEMVQVSVCDQGHGMNSDDELRAFDRHFRSAGIAGDVEGLGLGLTICRAIVQAHGGTINLQSRPGEGTEVRFSLPAARDEMLSYRAPELSSRHQQPLHATTH, translated from the coding sequence ATGTCAATGGAGACAACCGCCAAAGAAATCGAAGTCACTGAATTGACACAACTCCAGGATGAGCTGGCCGAACTGCGCCGCGATCACGAGCAGTTGCGCAGACGGTATCGCCGACTGGAAAACGAACTGGCCACGGCACGCGGTTGGCGTTGCCAGCTGGGCCTGATGCTGGAATCACTGCCGGTCGGCATCATCGGTATCGACGGGCGGGGACAGGTTGCCCTCTGCACCGGCCGGGCCGCGAAACTGCTTGGACTCGACGCCCGCTCCATGCTTCACCAACCGCTGGCCGACGCATTGCGACATCATCCCCTGACCCGTCCCCTGCAGCAGTTGCTGGCCCGCGATGCCGGTGACCGGGAGACCCTGTTGAGCTGGAAAACCGGTGATTCCCGACACGACCTGCGGGTCTGGGCGGAGCAGATACGCAACAGTTCCGGAGTACTGATCGGGGCAACCCTGGTCCTGGCCGATGCCAGTGGTGAAAGGGGCCTGCAACAGAAACGTTCCACCGCTCTGCTCTCCATCGGTCACGAATTACGCAACCCGCTGACATCGATCATTGGGTTCACTGAACTGATGCTCGACAGCACCCGGATCAAACTTGAACAACGGCAGCAGTTTCTGCACCACATCCTGCAGAAAGGAAAACTGCTGCAGCGCATCATCGAAGACCTGCAGACCATGGCCCGCCTGGAAGAGGGACATGGTTTCCAGCTGCAGCGGGAAGACGCGGACTTGCGGCCTCTGCTGCAGAAGGTCTGCGACCAGTTCCGCTGGGAACACCCGGACTACAACTTCGAACTGGAACTCGCGAGTGAACGACTGCCGACGCATTATGACCGGCAAAGAGTCGAACAGGTGCTGCACAACCTGCTCTCCAACGCCGTCAAGTACGCCCCTTCAGGAACCTCAGTCCGGCTGCAGGCCGGCATCTGGCAGGAGATGGTCCAGGTCAGCGTCTGCGACCAGGGACACGGCATGAACAGTGACGATGAGCTTCGCGCCTTCGATCGTCATTTCCGCAGCGCCGGCATTGCCGGAGATGTCGAGGGGCTTGGACTCGGTTTGACCATCTGCCGGGCCATCGTCCAGGCTCACGGCGGTACCATCAATCTGCAGAGCCGTCCCGGAGAAGGAACCGAGGTCCGTTTCAGCCTGCCGGCCGCCAGAGACGAGATGCTGTCCTACCGGGCACCGGAGCTCAGCAGCCGGCACCAGCAACCGCTGCATGCAACCACCCATTAA
- a CDS encoding AAA family ATPase, producing MRILSIRLKNIKSHRDLDLSFSPGINVLAGPNGIGKSTIFEAIGYALFGVDAQSFVGNVERFISIGAKKGEITILFEARKERFQVSRTVGTPAKWLLAKEVGGAFEVEEHKDIRETEARLKELLGLENGRSLAEQFELVIGPFQHEFLGPFVIRQPTRRRDKFDEILGIDTWRKTFTRSNALLKAIANKVSVLESAIGPLKEQLAVLPEKRSAHKDAIQHLARTEQECHGKGQELQKLEEQLVEIDRREQKIKALGTEIDKLKERIDNGRERVAAQKILIAEAEKSRRVVSENMAGKQACEQAEKRLVELREQAKVQHRLEQEMAQFEKQLSALTARHAAESKAIERAMLEVADEERNLTEKRRTLEVDPTTRKLAARLPEVREAIIAVRSRLGQLDGRRTGLEEGKDKLAEGICPFFQDPCLNIAEKPPGDLFSTRLAELAAEREAMEKELARLEQTEKEASRAAEQLKAFEVQLRTLDEQAAGLAIKLKANQERAAGLERSGRDRDALQRQLTEKQTALKEYANLAAMIEQMEAEQKRHRPARDLYMAHREQASRLEGLQTELRKFEQLLARLQQDLRTGETELKAESREYDTVRHQALRRQKDELGREVGALGQKAVGLGKDVKRLADEIDRLKQIETEITARQAQVRTWKEKEKLVRFLRNRVFRNVSSYLSERFREEISQRANRIYRIIAEADEELAWGEEYRIVLRDLHEGRLRERADDQLSGGQTMSAVVALRLAMLQTIGARIAFFDEPTSNLDAARRENLARAFRAIDVGREEVTEHWYDQLFLISHDIAFSEITDQILDLEGQTETN from the coding sequence ATGCGGATCCTCTCCATCCGGCTGAAAAATATCAAGTCGCACCGCGATCTTGATCTCAGTTTCTCCCCGGGAATCAACGTCCTCGCCGGTCCCAACGGCATCGGCAAGAGTACCATCTTCGAAGCGATCGGCTACGCCCTGTTCGGAGTCGACGCGCAGAGCTTTGTCGGCAACGTCGAGCGTTTCATCTCCATCGGCGCGAAAAAGGGGGAGATCACGATCCTTTTCGAGGCCCGGAAAGAGCGCTTCCAGGTCAGCCGCACCGTCGGCACCCCGGCAAAATGGCTGCTGGCCAAAGAGGTCGGCGGAGCTTTCGAGGTCGAGGAGCACAAGGATATCAGGGAAACCGAGGCGCGGCTGAAGGAATTGCTTGGCCTCGAAAACGGGCGATCCCTCGCCGAGCAGTTCGAACTGGTGATCGGCCCCTTCCAGCATGAGTTCCTCGGCCCCTTCGTCATCAGACAGCCGACCAGACGTCGGGACAAGTTCGATGAAATTCTCGGTATCGACACCTGGCGCAAGACCTTCACCCGGTCCAACGCCCTGCTCAAGGCCATCGCGAACAAGGTCAGCGTGCTGGAAAGCGCCATCGGTCCACTGAAGGAGCAGCTGGCGGTCCTGCCGGAGAAACGTTCCGCGCACAAAGATGCCATACAACACCTCGCCCGGACGGAACAGGAGTGCCACGGCAAGGGCCAGGAGCTCCAGAAACTTGAGGAACAGCTGGTTGAGATCGACAGGCGCGAACAGAAGATCAAGGCCCTCGGCACCGAAATCGACAAGCTCAAGGAGCGAATCGACAACGGCAGGGAACGGGTCGCCGCCCAGAAAATCCTGATCGCCGAAGCGGAGAAGTCCCGCCGGGTGGTGAGCGAAAACATGGCCGGCAAACAGGCCTGCGAGCAGGCGGAAAAGAGACTGGTCGAGTTGCGCGAACAGGCCAAGGTGCAGCACCGTTTGGAACAGGAGATGGCGCAATTCGAGAAACAGCTCTCAGCGCTGACCGCGCGCCACGCTGCCGAAAGCAAGGCCATTGAGAGGGCGATGCTCGAAGTTGCGGACGAGGAGCGGAACCTCACCGAGAAACGCAGGACACTGGAGGTTGACCCAACGACGCGAAAGCTGGCTGCCCGACTGCCGGAGGTGCGCGAAGCAATCATCGCGGTGCGTTCGCGGCTCGGACAACTCGATGGCCGCCGCACCGGGCTTGAGGAAGGAAAAGACAAGCTCGCCGAGGGGATCTGTCCGTTCTTTCAGGACCCCTGCCTGAACATCGCCGAGAAACCACCGGGGGATCTCTTCTCTACCAGGCTGGCCGAACTTGCCGCGGAACGAGAAGCGATGGAAAAAGAGCTGGCTCGACTGGAGCAGACGGAAAAAGAGGCGAGCCGGGCCGCCGAACAACTCAAGGCCTTCGAGGTGCAGCTCAGAACACTTGATGAGCAGGCAGCTGGGTTGGCCATAAAACTCAAGGCCAATCAGGAGCGTGCCGCAGGGCTGGAACGATCAGGAAGAGACCGGGACGCACTCCAGCGGCAGTTGACCGAAAAACAGACGGCGCTCAAGGAATATGCGAACCTGGCCGCCATGATTGAACAGATGGAAGCCGAACAGAAACGGCACCGGCCGGCGCGTGATCTCTACATGGCCCACCGGGAACAGGCGTCCAGGCTCGAAGGACTGCAAACCGAGCTGCGAAAGTTCGAGCAGCTCCTGGCCCGCCTGCAACAGGATCTCAGGACCGGAGAAACCGAGCTCAAGGCGGAAAGCAGGGAGTATGATACCGTCCGGCACCAGGCGCTGCGTCGACAGAAGGATGAACTGGGCCGCGAAGTCGGTGCCCTGGGCCAGAAGGCCGTAGGACTCGGGAAGGACGTGAAACGGCTGGCCGATGAAATCGACCGGCTCAAGCAGATTGAAACAGAGATCACCGCCCGGCAGGCGCAGGTCAGAACCTGGAAGGAAAAGGAAAAACTGGTCAGATTTCTCCGCAACCGGGTCTTTCGCAATGTCTCAAGCTACCTCTCCGAACGCTTCCGCGAAGAGATCAGCCAGCGCGCCAACCGCATCTACCGCATCATTGCCGAAGCCGATGAAGAACTGGCCTGGGGCGAAGAGTATCGCATCGTGCTGCGCGACCTGCACGAGGGCCGACTGCGCGAACGGGCTGACGACCAGTTGTCCGGCGGACAGACCATGAGTGCCGTAGTCGCCCTGCGCCTGGCCATGCTGCAGACCATCGGCGCCCGCATCGCCTTCTTCGACGAACCAACCTCCAATCTCGACGCCGCCCGCCGCGAAAATCTCGCCCGCGCCTTCCGCGCCATCGACGTCGGCCGGGAAGAGGTCACCGAGCACTGGTACGATCAGCTCTTTCTGATCAGCCATGATATAGCCTTCTCCGAAATCACCGACCAGATTCTCGATCTCGAAGGACAGACCGAAACAAACTGA
- a CDS encoding metallophosphoesterase family protein has protein sequence MTLRFLHTADIHLGKTYRNSPGSTQRYRDFFATLDRIVTTAINEKVDALLISGDLFHVGQILPRTFARTIASLQPLKEVGIPCIAIEGNHDWIHRRDSVSWMEALSQMGYIRLLRPTRTDDGGYRFDPFDEETGLGGRIKIGDVNIYGLGYIGAQAGSHVERICDAVTTENNLLLFHVGIWSYSPVEIGNMKPEEAHPLAGTFGYVALGHGHKPYIVETSDGQPYAFNPGSPERVNFGEETYDKGCYLVSFENGTFSAEFRTTAPRPMLVATIDLSGSQNAEQALERCLTRVGELLPADKRRPLLELKLVGKVSFHPFELGRERLRLALEEIASPLHVEIKNHLSLVSSAGDAATEKKSLAEIEQDVLRELIGSGSDYRGREDELVKLSLTLRDMLQKNEVDEDELLALLGTEET, from the coding sequence ATGACGCTTCGCTTCCTCCACACCGCCGATATCCATCTCGGCAAAACCTACCGCAACAGTCCCGGCAGCACGCAACGCTACCGGGATTTTTTCGCCACCCTCGACCGGATCGTCACCACCGCCATCAACGAAAAAGTCGACGCTCTGCTGATCAGCGGCGACCTGTTCCACGTCGGCCAGATCCTGCCGCGCACCTTCGCCCGCACCATCGCATCCCTCCAGCCCCTCAAGGAGGTCGGCATCCCCTGCATCGCCATCGAGGGAAACCATGACTGGATTCACCGCCGTGACAGCGTCTCCTGGATGGAGGCTCTGTCACAGATGGGCTACATCCGCCTACTGCGCCCGACCCGGACAGATGATGGCGGCTACCGCTTCGATCCTTTCGATGAGGAGACCGGACTGGGGGGACGGATCAAGATCGGCGATGTCAACATCTACGGCCTCGGCTACATCGGCGCCCAGGCCGGCAGCCACGTCGAGCGGATCTGCGATGCGGTAACCACCGAGAATAATCTGCTCCTTTTTCATGTCGGCATCTGGAGCTACTCGCCGGTGGAGATCGGCAACATGAAGCCGGAGGAGGCCCACCCCCTCGCCGGAACCTTCGGCTACGTCGCCCTCGGCCATGGCCATAAACCCTATATTGTCGAAACTTCGGATGGACAGCCCTACGCCTTCAATCCCGGTTCTCCGGAGCGGGTCAATTTCGGTGAAGAGACGTACGACAAAGGCTGTTACCTGGTGTCATTTGAGAACGGAACTTTCTCTGCCGAGTTCCGGACCACCGCCCCCCGCCCGATGCTGGTCGCGACCATCGACCTGTCGGGATCGCAAAACGCCGAACAGGCACTTGAGAGATGCCTCACCCGGGTCGGAGAACTCCTCCCTGCCGATAAACGCCGGCCGCTGCTGGAACTGAAGCTGGTCGGCAAAGTGAGCTTCCATCCCTTCGAACTCGGGCGGGAACGACTGCGCCTCGCCCTGGAAGAGATCGCCTCCCCCCTGCACGTGGAAATCAAGAATCACCTGTCACTGGTCAGCAGTGCCGGAGACGCGGCGACTGAGAAAAAGAGCCTCGCCGAGATCGAACAGGATGTGCTCCGCGAACTGATCGGCTCCGGCAGTGACTACCGGGGACGCGAGGATGAGTTGGTGAAACTGTCACTGACGCTGCGTGACATGCTGCAGAAGAACGAGGTGGATGAAGACGAACTGCTGGCCCTGCTGGGCACAGAGGAGACGTAA
- a CDS encoding lytic transglycosylase domain-containing protein has product MNRTPLIILLLAAICIHPAAAGAFCFEQAADRYQVPAALLWAIAKVESNFDPRAIYHNPDGSTDIGVMQVNSRWRQSFAPAVWNALDDPCTNVKAGARILSDCLQRLGYTWRGIGCYNAVSRDKQANYARRVLAVMQTMPRQRE; this is encoded by the coding sequence ATGAACCGAACCCCGCTGATCATCCTGCTGCTGGCAGCCATCTGTATTCACCCCGCCGCTGCCGGCGCCTTCTGTTTTGAACAGGCCGCCGACCGCTACCAGGTTCCCGCGGCCCTGCTCTGGGCCATCGCCAAAGTCGAATCCAACTTCGATCCCCGGGCGATCTACCACAACCCCGACGGCAGCACCGACATCGGCGTAATGCAGGTCAATTCCCGCTGGCGGCAGAGCTTTGCGCCCGCCGTCTGGAACGCCCTCGACGACCCCTGCACCAACGTCAAGGCCGGGGCAAGGATTCTCTCCGACTGCCTGCAGCGCCTCGGCTACACCTGGCGGGGAATCGGCTGCTACAATGCCGTCAGCCGCGACAAGCAGGCTAATTACGCCCGACGGGTGCTGGCGGTCATGCAGACCATGCCGCGACAAAGAGAGTGA
- a CDS encoding ATP-dependent Clp protease adaptor ClpS, with translation MGREVPGSGIRVEEESRTRTVAPPLYRVLMHNDDYTTMEFVVEVLQTVFRKSATEANQIMLHIHHKGVGECGVFPYEIAETKVARVHSLARKTGYPLRCSLEEA, from the coding sequence GTGGGCAGGGAGGTTCCCGGAAGCGGTATCAGGGTTGAGGAAGAGAGTCGGACGCGGACGGTCGCGCCGCCGCTTTATCGCGTACTGATGCACAATGACGATTACACCACCATGGAATTTGTCGTGGAGGTGCTGCAGACCGTTTTTCGCAAATCGGCTACGGAAGCCAACCAGATCATGCTCCATATTCATCACAAGGGCGTTGGGGAGTGCGGCGTTTTCCCCTACGAAATCGCCGAAACCAAGGTTGCCAGGGTCCACAGCCTGGCGCGGAAAACCGGGTACCCGCTGCGTTGCAGCCTGGAAGAAGCCTGA
- the clpA gene encoding ATP-dependent Clp protease ATP-binding subunit ClpA: protein MFSAEVQIAFSLAVREAQRRHHEFLTSEHLLYAVLFEEQGQEIIRSCGGDLSELRRQLEAFFNEKLESLPGEEEFVPEQTVGLQRILQRTVMHMQSAGKKEVTVGDLLAAILEEKKSHAAHFLLSQGVGRLDVLHYISHGVPKVVGEESLPEEDRTREAKPAREKPGKNPLALFTVNLLQWARDGRIDPLIGREAELSRTVQVLCRRRKNNPIFVGEPGVGKTALAEGLALRIAEGKVPDLLRDCEIYSLDMGALLAGTKFRGDFEERLKAVIKELQKRPQVVLFIDEIHTVVGAGATSGGSLDASNILKPVLASGDIRCIGSTTYEEYKNLFDKDRALSRRFQKIDVPEPSVEETVAILQGLRVHYEEHHGVRYSDAALQAAAELSARHINFRHLPDKAIDVIDEAGAYARLQPRRKRTLQVADIEKVVAGIARIPTRSVSRNESQRLQNLERDLKKAVFGQDKALNLLCRAIWRGRAGLGHPDKPVGSFLFTGPTGVGKTEAAKQLAGSMAVEFLRFDMSEYMEKHSVARLIGAPPGYVGFDQGGLLTEAVIKHPHAVLLLDEIEKAHPDLFNILLQVMDHGTLTDNNGKQADFRNVVLIMTSNVGAREMSANPIGFGDARGGPPRGEIERTFSPEFRNRLDAVVDFAPLDSEVMGLVVDKMLRELQRPLADKGVKLQLTPAARRYLAEKGYDPQFGARPLARLLQSEIGDQVANEILFGCLRQGGRVRIGCRNRKLLFNFR from the coding sequence ATGTTCAGTGCCGAAGTACAAATTGCTTTTTCGCTCGCGGTTCGTGAAGCTCAGCGCCGGCATCACGAGTTTTTAACCTCGGAACATCTGCTTTATGCCGTACTGTTTGAAGAGCAGGGGCAGGAGATCATTCGCAGTTGTGGAGGGGATCTGAGCGAGTTGCGCCGTCAGCTGGAAGCATTTTTCAATGAAAAGCTGGAGAGCCTGCCGGGAGAAGAGGAGTTTGTTCCCGAACAGACCGTCGGTCTGCAGCGCATCCTCCAGCGGACCGTCATGCACATGCAGTCGGCGGGCAAGAAGGAGGTGACCGTCGGCGACCTGCTGGCGGCCATTCTCGAAGAGAAGAAGTCGCACGCCGCCCATTTTCTGCTCTCTCAGGGCGTCGGACGGCTTGATGTCCTTCATTATATCTCCCATGGAGTACCGAAGGTGGTCGGAGAGGAGAGCCTGCCGGAGGAGGACCGGACCCGTGAAGCGAAACCGGCTCGGGAGAAGCCCGGCAAGAATCCTCTCGCCCTCTTTACCGTCAATCTGCTGCAATGGGCCCGCGACGGACGGATCGATCCGCTGATCGGCCGCGAAGCCGAACTGTCGCGCACCGTTCAGGTTCTCTGCCGCCGTCGCAAGAACAACCCGATTTTTGTCGGTGAGCCGGGGGTCGGCAAAACCGCCCTGGCCGAAGGGCTGGCATTGCGTATTGCCGAGGGCAAGGTTCCCGACCTGTTGCGTGATTGTGAAATTTACAGTCTCGACATGGGAGCGTTGCTGGCCGGGACCAAGTTCCGGGGGGACTTCGAGGAACGGCTCAAGGCGGTGATCAAGGAGTTGCAGAAACGACCGCAGGTGGTGCTGTTCATCGATGAGATCCACACCGTGGTCGGTGCCGGAGCGACCAGCGGCGGATCGCTCGACGCCTCCAATATCCTTAAACCGGTCCTGGCCAGCGGCGATATCCGCTGCATCGGTTCAACCACCTACGAGGAATACAAGAACCTTTTCGACAAGGATCGCGCTCTTTCGCGGCGCTTTCAGAAAATCGACGTTCCCGAGCCGAGCGTCGAAGAGACGGTGGCGATTCTGCAGGGGCTGCGCGTTCATTATGAGGAGCACCACGGGGTCCGCTACAGCGATGCGGCGTTGCAGGCCGCGGCGGAACTTTCGGCCCGGCATATCAATTTTCGTCACCTGCCGGACAAGGCCATTGACGTTATTGACGAGGCCGGAGCCTACGCGCGTCTACAGCCGCGCCGCAAGCGGACGCTGCAGGTTGCCGATATCGAAAAAGTGGTGGCCGGTATCGCCCGGATCCCGACCCGCAGTGTTTCGCGCAACGAGAGCCAGCGGCTGCAGAACCTGGAGCGGGATCTGAAGAAGGCCGTTTTCGGTCAGGACAAGGCCCTCAACCTGCTTTGTCGGGCGATCTGGCGCGGTCGCGCTGGACTCGGTCATCCCGACAAGCCGGTTGGCTCCTTCCTCTTTACCGGGCCGACCGGGGTTGGCAAGACCGAGGCGGCCAAGCAGCTGGCGGGCAGTATGGCGGTCGAGTTTTTGCGTTTCGACATGAGTGAGTATATGGAGAAACATTCGGTCGCCCGACTTATCGGCGCGCCACCCGGCTATGTCGGTTTCGATCAGGGGGGGCTGTTGACCGAAGCGGTGATCAAGCATCCCCACGCGGTGTTGCTGCTCGATGAAATCGAGAAGGCCCATCCCGACCTGTTCAACATTCTGCTGCAGGTGATGGATCACGGTACCCTGACTGACAACAATGGCAAGCAGGCCGACTTCCGCAATGTCGTGCTGATCATGACCAGTAATGTCGGCGCCCGGGAGATGAGTGCCAATCCGATCGGTTTCGGTGACGCGCGCGGCGGGCCCCCGAGGGGAGAGATCGAGCGGACCTTCTCCCCCGAATTCCGCAACCGGCTGGATGCCGTCGTCGATTTTGCCCCGCTTGACAGCGAGGTGATGGGGCTGGTGGTCGATAAAATGCTGCGTGAGCTGCAGCGTCCCCTGGCTGACAAGGGCGTCAAGCTGCAGTTGACACCGGCCGCCCGGCGTTACCTGGCGGAGAAAGGGTATGATCCGCAGTTCGGTGCCCGTCCGCTGGCGCGCCTGTTGCAGTCCGAAATCGGCGATCAGGTTGCCAACGAAATCCTCTTCGGTTGTCTGCGCCAGGGGGGTCGAGTACGCATCGGTTGCCGCAATCGAAAACTGCTGTTCAACTTCAGGTGA
- the aat gene encoding leucyl/phenylalanyl-tRNA--protein transferase: MPVYRLVEELVFPPPSLAEPNGLLAVGGDLSTPRLLLAYSMGIFPWFNDDDPLLWWSPDPRCVLFPDQLHVSRSLGRTMRRGRYRVTFNKAFGEVIAACAGVRQELGEETWITLEMLESYQRLHRQGYAHSVECWQGDQLVGGLYGVCLGRFFFGESMFHRHPDASKVAFAALVQSLRVQNFLAIDCQLPTSHLHSLGACDISRQDFLDLLVEGGLQPSTHPSRGLFPGAPMRIAAA, from the coding sequence ATGCCGGTCTACCGCCTGGTTGAAGAACTGGTTTTCCCTCCCCCCTCACTTGCCGAGCCGAACGGCCTGCTGGCGGTCGGTGGTGATTTGTCGACGCCCAGACTGCTGCTGGCCTATTCGATGGGGATATTTCCCTGGTTCAATGATGACGATCCGTTGCTCTGGTGGTCTCCCGACCCACGTTGCGTGCTTTTCCCGGACCAGTTGCATGTTTCACGCAGCCTGGGGCGGACAATGCGCCGTGGCCGTTATCGGGTGACGTTCAACAAGGCCTTCGGCGAGGTCATTGCCGCCTGCGCCGGAGTGCGCCAGGAACTGGGGGAAGAGACCTGGATTACCCTGGAGATGCTGGAGTCTTACCAGCGTCTCCACCGACAGGGGTATGCCCATTCGGTTGAATGTTGGCAGGGGGACCAACTGGTCGGCGGACTCTACGGGGTTTGCCTGGGGCGTTTTTTCTTCGGTGAATCGATGTTCCATCGCCATCCGGATGCTTCCAAGGTTGCCTTTGCCGCCCTGGTGCAGAGCCTCAGGGTGCAGAACTTTCTGGCCATCGACTGCCAGTTGCCGACATCGCACCTGCACTCCCTCGGGGCCTGTGATATTTCCCGGCAGGATTTTCTCGACCTGCTGGTTGAGGGTGGTCTGCAGCCGTCAACTCACCCCTCGCGCGGTCTCTTTCCCGGCGCGCCGATGCGTATCGCCGCCGCCTGA
- a CDS encoding PilZ domain-containing protein, giving the protein MPYRKYFKTDQRLLLRPISGEQNTDRVETLTAFIVHARGDSCDLRLPYENRPGEEFPFTAGMEVELSGEALGLGVRITGRFERYLDPGQLRISIDPTLEVFQRRNHPRRDVRVGLRYTRGHGTLRTFRRQWEKNIRILAGRTDLKKLGGFPRCQVNLSQGGLRFTIRPPVEVADLCMILLELEPQSPPVCALAEVVWISDPGEEPNQHGLDVGMQFIDILKSDQKRIADFMSHATGQASSPAEVSGS; this is encoded by the coding sequence ATGCCGTACCGGAAATATTTCAAAACCGACCAGAGACTGTTACTGCGCCCGATCTCCGGCGAACAGAACACGGACCGGGTGGAAACCCTGACCGCGTTCATTGTGCATGCCCGCGGTGACAGTTGCGACCTGAGGCTTCCCTACGAAAACCGCCCCGGTGAAGAATTTCCCTTCACCGCGGGAATGGAGGTGGAACTGAGCGGCGAAGCCCTCGGACTCGGCGTTCGCATCACCGGCCGCTTCGAACGCTATCTCGACCCGGGGCAACTGCGCATCAGCATCGATCCCACCCTCGAAGTCTTCCAACGCCGCAATCACCCCCGCCGGGACGTCAGGGTCGGGCTGCGCTATACCCGGGGACATGGCACCCTGCGTACCTTTCGCCGGCAATGGGAAAAAAACATCCGCATCCTCGCTGGCCGCACCGATCTGAAAAAGCTCGGGGGGTTCCCCCGTTGTCAGGTCAATCTCAGCCAGGGGGGGCTGCGCTTCACCATCAGGCCGCCGGTAGAAGTCGCCGACCTCTGCATGATTCTGCTGGAACTTGAACCGCAGTCACCACCGGTCTGCGCCCTGGCCGAGGTGGTCTGGATTTCCGACCCGGGGGAAGAACCGAATCAACACGGTCTCGACGTCGGCATGCAGTTCATCGACATCCTCAAAAGCGACCAGAAACGGATCGCCGACTTCATGAGTCACGCAACCGGCCAGGCCTCCTCACCCGCCGAAGTCTCCGGCAGCTAG
- a CDS encoding cytochrome c3 family protein: MKRFIPLLIAALLVLPGTLYARWIKDKVEIPVAATGTVEFSHYNHLEALGKNCPTCHNSVFNIVTSKNPDFTMADMEKGKACGKCHNGERAFSVKEDCSACHPTHPIQFENDSAPARFPHDVHTEMYSCSECHPDLFIPDQKKNPQFTMKQMRDGEACGACHDGDTAFSVKGDCANCHPTADVKFETDAGPATFPHSVHTEMYGCDECHPDIFIPNRKKNPAFTMDQMSEGEACGACHDGDTAFSVDDNCDNCHEM, translated from the coding sequence ATGAAGCGCTTCATCCCCCTGCTGATTGCCGCCCTGCTCGTTCTTCCCGGCACCCTCTACGCCCGCTGGATCAAGGACAAGGTCGAAATTCCGGTGGCCGCGACCGGCACGGTTGAATTCAGCCACTACAACCATCTCGAAGCCCTCGGGAAAAACTGCCCGACCTGCCACAACAGCGTTTTCAATATCGTCACCAGCAAGAATCCGGACTTCACCATGGCCGACATGGAGAAGGGCAAGGCCTGCGGCAAATGCCATAACGGCGAGCGGGCCTTCAGTGTCAAGGAAGACTGCAGCGCCTGTCATCCGACCCACCCCATCCAGTTCGAGAATGATTCGGCGCCGGCGCGTTTCCCTCACGATGTCCACACCGAAATGTACAGTTGCAGCGAATGTCATCCCGATCTCTTTATCCCCGACCAGAAAAAGAATCCGCAGTTCACCATGAAGCAGATGCGCGACGGCGAAGCCTGCGGCGCCTGCCACGACGGCGACACCGCCTTCTCGGTCAAAGGGGATTGCGCCAACTGTCATCCAACCGCCGACGTCAAATTTGAAACCGATGCCGGCCCGGCGACGTTCCCCCACTCCGTCCACACAGAAATGTACGGCTGCGACGAATGCCACCCCGACATCTTCATCCCCAACCGGAAGAAAAACCCGGCCTTCACCATGGACCAGATGAGTGAAGGGGAAGCCTGCGGGGCCTGCCATGATGGTGACACCGCCTTCTCGGTCGACGACAACTGCGACAACTGTCACGAAATGTAA